One Streptomyces mobaraensis NBRC 13819 = DSM 40847 DNA segment encodes these proteins:
- a CDS encoding winged helix-turn-helix transcriptional regulator: MTTATPDRRGDLFDPDCPTRRLLDRVGSKWTSMAVKVLAEAAPGEVRFAELRRRMPGVSQKMLSVTLRGLVRDGLAARRVEPTVPPAVHYRLTALGLSLEEPLAALRAWAEAHMAEVERNNRRADAAPGGGGGA; encoded by the coding sequence GTGACCACGGCGACTCCGGACCGGCGCGGGGATCTGTTCGACCCGGACTGCCCGACGCGGCGGCTGCTCGACCGCGTCGGCTCCAAGTGGACCTCGATGGCGGTCAAAGTGCTGGCGGAGGCGGCCCCGGGAGAGGTCCGGTTCGCCGAGCTGCGGCGCCGGATGCCGGGCGTCTCCCAGAAGATGCTCTCCGTCACCCTGCGCGGCCTGGTACGCGACGGCCTCGCGGCCCGCCGCGTCGAGCCGACCGTGCCGCCGGCCGTGCACTACCGGCTGACCGCCCTCGGTCTCTCCCTGGAGGAGCCGCTCGCCGCCCTGCGCGCCTGGGCCGAGGCGCACATGGCGGAGGTCGAGCGCAACAACCGGCGCGCCGACGCGGCGCCGGGGGGCGGGGGAGGGGCGTGA
- a CDS encoding alpha/beta fold hydrolase, producing MPELRSVPVRGIELNVALAGSGPAVLLLHGFPHTWELWTDVMAELSDRYRVIAPDLRGFGRSGRSPAGYDAHRSPARYDTHRCASGYDARSLADDAEALLTALGEPSAAVVGIDAGAPPAFLLALRRPERVRRLVLMESLLGTLPGAEDFLAAGPPWWFGFHAVPDLAETVLEGHEAEYVDWFLRSGTLGDGVRPALRDAFVRAYTGRDALRAAFAVYRALPESAARIERATATARLTVPTMAIGAHPVGRALEHQLRPLTDDLTGHLIEDCGHIVPLHRPRALLALLRPFLAADRAPLPAAG from the coding sequence ATGCCCGAGTTGCGCTCCGTCCCCGTCCGCGGCATCGAACTGAATGTGGCCCTGGCCGGCTCCGGACCCGCCGTCCTCCTGCTGCACGGCTTCCCCCACACCTGGGAGCTGTGGACGGACGTGATGGCGGAGCTGTCCGACCGGTACCGGGTCATCGCGCCGGACCTGCGCGGCTTCGGCCGCAGCGGCCGCTCCCCCGCCGGGTACGACGCCCACCGGTCCCCCGCCCGGTACGACACCCACCGCTGCGCCAGCGGGTACGACGCCCGGTCCCTGGCCGACGACGCCGAGGCCCTGCTCACCGCGCTCGGCGAGCCCTCGGCCGCCGTGGTCGGCATCGACGCCGGCGCCCCGCCCGCCTTCCTCCTCGCCCTGCGCCGCCCCGAACGGGTCCGGCGGCTCGTCCTCATGGAATCCCTGCTCGGCACGCTCCCCGGGGCCGAGGACTTCCTCGCCGCCGGCCCCCCGTGGTGGTTCGGCTTCCACGCCGTCCCGGACCTGGCGGAGACCGTCCTGGAAGGGCACGAGGCCGAGTACGTCGACTGGTTCCTGCGCTCCGGCACCCTCGGCGACGGCGTCCGCCCTGCCCTGCGGGACGCGTTCGTCCGCGCCTACACCGGCCGCGACGCCCTGCGCGCCGCGTTCGCCGTCTACCGGGCCCTCCCCGAGAGCGCCGCGCGGATCGAACGCGCCACGGCCACCGCGCGGCTGACCGTGCCGACGATGGCGATCGGCGCCCACCCCGTCGGCAGGGCGCTGGAACACCAGCTCAGGCCCCTCACCGACGATCTGACCGGCCATCTGATCGAGGACTGCGGCCACATCGTCCCGCTCCACCGGCCGCGGGCGCTGCTCGCCCTGCTACGGCCCTTCCTCGCCGCCGACCGCGCGCCCCTCCCCGCCGCCGGCTGA
- a CDS encoding PhzF family phenazine biosynthesis protein, with translation MRIRIVDAFTDRPFAGNPAGVMLFDGPFPDDDRLQAVAAEVNLSETAFARPLDGTHRGGEGEEADWALRWFTPSTEVDMCGHATLATAHILHTTGAATGTVRFATRCGVLTTTAHEDGSLTLDFPTSSLTPLAVPDGLAEALGAAPLSVHDTSDHIGDLLVELSDERTVHALTPDWHALAGRSRRGVIVTAPAADPALGYDFVSRGFFPNVGIDEDPVTGSAHTALAPFWAARLGRTELTGLQGGARRGRVRTALRGDRTLLTGRAVTVIDGEFLV, from the coding sequence ATGCGAATCCGAATCGTCGACGCGTTCACCGACCGCCCCTTCGCCGGCAACCCGGCCGGCGTCATGCTCTTCGACGGCCCCTTCCCCGACGACGACCGGCTCCAGGCCGTCGCCGCCGAGGTCAACCTCTCCGAGACGGCGTTCGCCCGGCCGCTGGACGGCACGCACCGAGGGGGTGAGGGGGAGGAAGCGGACTGGGCGCTGCGCTGGTTCACCCCGTCCACCGAGGTCGACATGTGCGGCCACGCCACCCTGGCCACGGCACACATCCTGCACACCACCGGCGCCGCCACCGGAACCGTGCGCTTCGCCACCCGCTGCGGTGTGCTCACCACGACGGCGCACGAGGACGGGTCCCTGACGCTGGACTTCCCGACGTCCTCGCTCACCCCGCTGGCCGTTCCCGACGGGCTGGCCGAGGCGCTCGGCGCCGCACCGCTGAGCGTGCACGACACCAGCGACCACATCGGCGACCTGCTCGTCGAACTGTCCGACGAGCGGACCGTCCACGCCCTGACCCCCGACTGGCACGCGCTGGCCGGCCGGTCCCGCCGGGGCGTCATCGTCACCGCGCCGGCCGCCGACCCCGCCCTCGGCTACGACTTCGTCTCCCGCGGCTTCTTCCCCAACGTGGGCATCGACGAGGACCCGGTCACCGGCAGCGCGCACACCGCGCTGGCCCCCTTCTGGGCGGCCCGCCTCGGCCGCACCGAGCTGACGGGCCTGCAGGGCGGCGCCCGGCGGGGACGGGTCCGTACCGCGCTGCGCGGCGACCGCACGCTGCTGACGGGCCGCGCGGTGACGGTGATCGACGGCGAGTTCCTCGTCTGA
- a CDS encoding CPBP family intramembrane glutamic endopeptidase → MEEPPGAPAGPVSLPVPSRRTLGTETVLVLALSLGASGVSALISFIGALTRPGGLKDQAARLNTSHAPGRPWLDLAWQLFGIATALVPVLLVAHLLSREGAGLRSIGFDRRRPGSDLARGTAVAAVVGGTGLLLYLGARAAGSNLTVVPESLPDVWWKFPVLIASAVQNAVLEEVVVVGYLLRRLGQTGWGPLAALAASAVLRGSYHLYQGIGGFFGNVAMGVLFVLLYRRWGRVGPLVAAHALIDIVAFVGYALLAGKVGWLPTA, encoded by the coding sequence GTGGAGGAACCCCCGGGCGCCCCGGCCGGGCCGGTCTCCCTCCCCGTACCGTCCCGGCGGACGCTGGGCACCGAGACCGTCCTGGTACTGGCCCTCTCCCTGGGCGCCAGCGGGGTCTCGGCGCTGATCAGCTTCATCGGCGCGCTCACCCGGCCGGGCGGGCTCAAGGACCAGGCGGCCCGGCTCAACACCTCCCACGCACCCGGCCGGCCCTGGCTGGACCTCGCCTGGCAGCTCTTCGGCATCGCGACCGCGCTGGTGCCCGTCCTCCTCGTCGCCCACCTGCTGTCGCGCGAGGGCGCCGGGCTGCGGTCCATCGGCTTCGACCGCCGCCGCCCCGGCTCCGACCTGGCGCGCGGCACCGCCGTCGCCGCCGTCGTGGGTGGCACCGGGCTGCTGCTGTACCTGGGGGCGCGGGCCGCCGGGTCCAACCTGACGGTGGTGCCCGAGTCGCTGCCGGACGTGTGGTGGAAGTTCCCGGTGCTGATCGCCTCCGCCGTGCAGAACGCGGTGCTGGAGGAGGTCGTGGTCGTCGGCTACCTGCTGCGCCGGCTGGGCCAGACGGGCTGGGGGCCCCTGGCGGCCCTGGCCGCGAGCGCGGTGCTGCGCGGCTCGTACCACCTCTATCAGGGCATCGGCGGGTTCTTCGGCAACGTGGCGATGGGCGTCCTCTTCGTTCTCCTGTACCGCCGGTGGGGGCGGGTGGGGCCGCTGGTGGCGGCGCACGCGCTGATCGACATCGTGGCGTTCGTCGGGTACGCGCTGCTCGCCGGGAAGGTGGGGTGGCTGCCGACGGCCTGA
- a CDS encoding glutamate-cysteine ligase family protein: protein MGEKVAAVEFGLDDRQRHRDKLRQCLEGLGRLLEEKRFDRPRNLMGLEIELNLAGPDGMPSMMNAKVLERIASHDFQTELGQFNLEVNIVPHRLSGRVLDQLAEELRTGLSYADRKAREVGSRIVMIGILPTLGQDDLVPDNFSAADRYALLNEQVMAARGEDVSIDIAGVERLTCTARSICPEAACTSVQLHLQVTPGRFAAVWNAAQAVAAAQIAVGANSPFLFGRELWRESRPPLFVQSTDTRPPELQAQGVRPRTWFGERWIDSAYELFEENLRFFPPLLPISGDEDPLRVLDAGGVPRLDELVLHNGTVYRWNRPVYGIADGVPHLRVENRVLPAGPTVTDVLANTAFYYGLVRALAEEPRPVWTRLPFAAAADNFDAACRHGIDAVLRWPKGRNGGVARVPAVRLVREELLPLAAAGLDAWGVEPADRDRYLGVIEGRCRRRANGASWQAATYHAARDRGLDRHAALAATTRRYCELMATGEPVHTWPVGVA from the coding sequence ATGGGTGAGAAGGTCGCCGCCGTGGAGTTCGGCCTGGACGACCGGCAGCGGCATCGGGACAAGCTCCGGCAGTGCCTGGAAGGGCTGGGGAGGTTACTGGAGGAGAAGCGTTTCGACCGGCCCCGGAACCTTATGGGGCTGGAGATCGAGTTGAATCTGGCGGGCCCCGACGGTATGCCGAGCATGATGAATGCCAAGGTGCTGGAGCGTATCGCGAGCCATGATTTCCAGACCGAACTCGGTCAATTCAACCTGGAAGTGAACATTGTCCCGCACCGGTTGTCGGGGCGCGTTCTCGACCAACTCGCCGAGGAACTGCGCACCGGCCTCTCCTACGCCGACCGGAAAGCCCGGGAAGTGGGCTCCCGAATAGTGATGATCGGCATTCTGCCGACGCTCGGCCAGGACGACCTCGTCCCGGACAACTTCTCCGCCGCCGACCGTTACGCGCTTCTCAACGAACAGGTGATGGCGGCCCGCGGCGAGGACGTCAGCATCGACATCGCCGGTGTCGAGCGGCTGACCTGCACCGCGCGGTCCATCTGCCCCGAGGCCGCCTGCACTTCGGTGCAACTGCACCTCCAGGTCACCCCCGGCCGGTTCGCCGCCGTCTGGAACGCGGCCCAGGCGGTGGCCGCCGCGCAGATCGCGGTGGGCGCCAACTCCCCGTTCCTCTTCGGCCGCGAACTGTGGCGCGAGAGCCGGCCGCCGCTGTTCGTCCAGTCCACCGACACCCGCCCGCCCGAACTGCAGGCGCAGGGCGTACGGCCGCGCACCTGGTTCGGGGAGCGGTGGATCGACTCGGCGTACGAACTCTTCGAGGAGAACCTCCGCTTCTTCCCCCCGCTGCTCCCCATCAGCGGTGACGAGGACCCGCTGCGGGTGCTGGACGCGGGCGGGGTGCCGCGACTGGACGAACTCGTCCTGCACAACGGCACCGTCTACCGCTGGAACCGGCCCGTCTACGGCATCGCCGACGGCGTCCCCCACCTGCGGGTGGAGAACCGCGTCCTGCCCGCGGGCCCGACCGTCACCGACGTGCTGGCCAACACCGCGTTCTACTACGGACTCGTCCGGGCCCTCGCGGAGGAGCCGCGGCCGGTGTGGACGCGGCTGCCGTTCGCCGCCGCGGCCGACAACTTCGACGCCGCCTGCCGGCACGGCATCGACGCCGTGCTGCGCTGGCCCAAGGGGCGCAACGGAGGAGTGGCCCGGGTGCCCGCCGTCCGGCTGGTCCGCGAGGAACTGCTGCCGCTCGCCGCCGCCGGCCTCGACGCCTGGGGCGTCGAACCCGCCGACCGCGACCGCTACCTCGGCGTCATCGAGGGCCGCTGCCGGCGGCGCGCCAACGGGGCGTCCTGGCAGGCCGCCACCTACCACGCGGCACGGGACCGCGGCCTGGACCGGCACGCCGCGCTGGCCGCCACCACACGGCGCTACTGCGAGCTGATGGCGACCGGGGAGCCGGTGCACACCTGGCCGGTGGGGGTCGCCTGA
- a CDS encoding DUF5999 family protein has translation MCQHHPACPSADSADREAAHLVAHFPQQGWSLLCNGVLCFEDTGELLPDGQIIAPHRPLGAEHVVTAA, from the coding sequence ATGTGCCAGCACCATCCCGCGTGCCCGTCAGCCGATTCCGCCGACCGGGAAGCCGCCCACCTCGTGGCGCACTTCCCCCAGCAGGGCTGGAGCCTGCTGTGCAACGGCGTCCTCTGCTTCGAGGACACCGGCGAACTGCTGCCGGACGGGCAGATCATCGCCCCGCACCGGCCGCTCGGCGCCGAGCATGTGGTGACGGCGGCCTGA
- the gcvP gene encoding aminomethyl-transferring glycine dehydrogenase, translating into MTAHRIALSDLERGTPFAGRHIGPDSEAQAKMLAHVGFGSLDELTAAAVPDVIKSAEALRLPAPRGEAEVIAELRGLADRNQVLVPMIGLGYHGTFTPPVILRNVMENPAWYTAYTPYQPEISQGRLEALLNFQTVVADLTGLPTSGASLLDEGTAAAEAMALARRVGKVKGGVFLVDADALPQTVAVIETRAEPTGVEVVVADLSAGIPDEIAERGVFGVLLQYPGASGAVRDLRPVIERAHELGAVVTVAADLLALTLLTPPGELGADIAVGTSQRFGVPMGFGGPHAGYMAVREQFARSLPGRLVGVSVDADGDKAYRLALQTREQHIRREKATSNICTAQVLLAVMAGMYAVYHGPDGLTGIARRVHRYATLLAEGLRAGGVEVVHGAYFDTVTARVPGRADEIVAAALERGVNLRRTDADTVGIACDETTTREHLAAVWAAFGVTADVEALDAATADALPEGLLRGSDFLTHPVFHQHRSETAMLRYLRRLADRDYALDRGMIPLGSCTMKLNATTEMEPVTWPEFGALHPFAPADQAEGYLTLIRELEERLAEVTGYDKVSLQPNAGSQGELAGLLAVRAYHRANGDEQRTVCLIPSSAHGTNAASAVMAGMRVVVVKTGEDGEVDADDLRGKIEKHRDELAVLMVTYPSTHGVFEEHISEICALVHEAGGQVYVDGANLNALVGVAKPGEFGGDVSHLNLHKTFCIPHGGGGPGVGPVAVRAHLAPYLPNHPLQPAAGPETGVGPISAAPWGSAGILPISWAYVRLMGGEGLKAATQVAVLSANYIAKRLEPHYPVLYTGPNGLVAHECIVDLRPLTKATGVTVDDVAKRLIDYGFHAPTMSFPVAGTLMIEPTESEDLGELDRFCEAMIAIRAEIEKVGTGEWDKDDNPLRNAPHTAASVAGAWEHPYDRQTAVFPGGVSAADKYWPPVRRVDGAFGDRNLVCSCPPLDEYEG; encoded by the coding sequence ATGACCGCCCACCGCATCGCCCTCTCCGACCTGGAGCGCGGCACTCCCTTCGCCGGCCGCCACATAGGCCCCGACAGCGAGGCGCAGGCGAAGATGCTCGCCCATGTCGGCTTCGGCTCGCTGGACGAACTCACCGCCGCCGCCGTGCCGGACGTGATCAAGAGCGCCGAGGCGCTCCGGCTGCCCGCGCCCCGCGGCGAGGCCGAGGTGATCGCCGAGCTGCGCGGCCTCGCGGACCGCAACCAGGTGCTCGTGCCCATGATCGGGCTCGGCTACCACGGCACGTTCACGCCGCCGGTGATCCTCCGCAACGTCATGGAGAACCCCGCCTGGTACACGGCCTACACCCCGTACCAGCCGGAGATCTCCCAGGGCCGCCTGGAGGCCCTGCTCAACTTCCAGACCGTCGTCGCCGACCTCACCGGGCTGCCGACCTCGGGTGCCTCGCTGCTCGACGAGGGCACGGCCGCCGCCGAGGCGATGGCGCTCGCGCGGCGTGTGGGCAAGGTCAAGGGCGGGGTGTTCCTCGTCGACGCCGACGCGCTGCCGCAGACCGTGGCCGTCATCGAGACCCGCGCCGAGCCGACCGGTGTCGAGGTCGTCGTCGCCGACCTCTCGGCCGGCATCCCGGACGAGATCGCCGAGCGCGGCGTGTTCGGCGTGCTGCTCCAGTACCCCGGCGCCTCCGGTGCCGTCCGCGACCTGCGGCCGGTCATCGAGCGGGCCCACGAGCTGGGCGCCGTCGTCACCGTCGCCGCCGACCTGCTGGCCCTGACGCTGCTCACCCCGCCCGGCGAGCTGGGCGCCGACATCGCCGTCGGCACCAGCCAGCGGTTCGGCGTGCCGATGGGCTTCGGCGGGCCGCACGCCGGCTACATGGCCGTCCGCGAGCAGTTCGCGCGCAGCCTGCCCGGCCGCCTCGTCGGCGTCTCCGTCGACGCGGACGGCGACAAGGCGTACCGCCTGGCCCTCCAGACCCGCGAGCAGCACATCCGCCGCGAGAAGGCCACCAGCAACATCTGCACCGCGCAGGTCCTGCTGGCGGTCATGGCCGGGATGTACGCCGTGTACCACGGGCCCGACGGGCTCACCGGCATCGCGCGCCGCGTCCACCGCTACGCCACGCTGCTCGCCGAGGGCCTGCGGGCCGGCGGCGTCGAGGTCGTGCACGGCGCGTACTTCGACACCGTCACCGCGCGGGTGCCGGGCCGGGCCGACGAGATCGTCGCCGCCGCCCTGGAGCGGGGCGTCAACCTGCGCCGGACGGACGCCGACACCGTCGGCATCGCCTGCGACGAGACCACCACCCGCGAGCACCTGGCCGCCGTCTGGGCCGCGTTCGGGGTGACCGCGGACGTCGAGGCGCTGGACGCCGCCACCGCCGACGCCCTCCCCGAGGGGCTGCTGCGCGGCTCCGACTTCCTCACCCACCCGGTCTTCCACCAGCACCGCTCCGAGACCGCGATGCTGCGCTACCTGCGCCGGCTCGCCGACCGGGACTACGCGCTGGACCGGGGCATGATCCCGCTGGGCTCCTGCACCATGAAGCTCAACGCGACGACCGAGATGGAGCCGGTCACCTGGCCGGAGTTCGGCGCGCTGCACCCGTTCGCCCCGGCGGACCAGGCCGAGGGCTACCTCACGCTCATCCGCGAGCTGGAGGAGCGGCTGGCCGAGGTCACCGGCTACGACAAGGTCTCGCTCCAGCCCAACGCCGGTTCGCAGGGCGAGCTGGCCGGTCTGCTGGCCGTGCGCGCCTACCACCGCGCCAACGGTGACGAGCAGCGGACCGTCTGCCTCATCCCGTCCTCCGCGCACGGCACCAACGCGGCCAGCGCCGTGATGGCCGGCATGCGCGTCGTCGTCGTCAAGACGGGCGAGGACGGCGAGGTCGACGCCGACGACCTGCGCGGCAAGATCGAGAAGCACCGCGACGAGCTGGCCGTCCTCATGGTCACCTACCCCTCCACGCACGGGGTGTTCGAGGAGCACATCAGCGAGATCTGCGCCCTCGTCCACGAGGCCGGCGGCCAGGTGTACGTGGACGGCGCCAACCTCAACGCCCTGGTGGGCGTGGCGAAGCCGGGCGAGTTCGGGGGCGACGTCTCGCACCTGAACCTGCACAAGACCTTCTGCATCCCGCACGGCGGCGGCGGTCCGGGCGTCGGCCCCGTCGCCGTCCGCGCCCACCTCGCGCCGTACCTGCCCAACCACCCGCTCCAGCCCGCCGCGGGCCCGGAGACCGGGGTCGGCCCGATCTCGGCGGCGCCGTGGGGCTCGGCCGGCATTCTGCCGATCTCCTGGGCGTACGTCCGGCTGATGGGCGGCGAGGGGCTCAAGGCCGCGACCCAGGTCGCGGTGCTGAGCGCCAACTACATCGCCAAGCGCCTGGAGCCGCACTACCCGGTGCTCTACACCGGCCCCAACGGCCTCGTCGCCCACGAGTGCATCGTGGACCTCCGGCCGCTCACCAAGGCGACCGGCGTCACCGTCGACGACGTCGCCAAGCGCCTGATCGACTACGGCTTCCACGCGCCGACCATGTCGTTCCCGGTGGCCGGCACGCTGATGATCGAGCCCACCGAGAGCGAGGACCTCGGCGAGCTCGACCGGTTCTGCGAGGCGATGATCGCGATCCGCGCCGAGATCGAGAAGGTCGGCACGGGCGAGTGGGACAAGGACGACAACCCGCTGCGCAATGCCCCGCACACCGCCGCGTCGGTCGCCGGTGCGTGGGAGCACCCGTACGACCGACAGACCGCGGTCTTCCCGGGCGGGGTCTCCGCGGCCGACAAGTACTGGCCGCCGGTGCGCCGGGTCGACGGCGCGTTCGGTGACCGCAACCTGGTCTGCTCCTGCCCGCCGCTGGACGAGTACGAGGGCTAG